One region of Monomorium pharaonis isolate MP-MQ-018 chromosome 11, ASM1337386v2, whole genome shotgun sequence genomic DNA includes:
- the LOC105836927 gene encoding serine/threonine-protein kinase tricornered isoform X9 — translation MAATESTIRFSGHTLDKATKAKVTLENYYSNLIAQHIERKQRLAKLEESLKDEGLSEQQKQEKRLQHAQKETEFLRLKRSRLGVEDFEPLKVIGRGAFGEVRLVQKKDTGHVYAMKILRKADMLEKEQVAHVRAERDVLVEADHQWVVKMYYSFQDPINLYLIMEFLPGGDMMTLLMKKDTLSEECTQFYISETALAIDSIHKLGFIHRDIKPDNLLLDARGHIKLSDFGLCTGLKKSHRTDFYRDLSQAKPSDFMTSCGSGSGGAMDSKRRAESWKRNRRALAYSTVGTPDYIAPEVFLQTGYGPACDCWSLGVIMYEMLIGYPPFCSENPQETYRKVMNWRETLVFPPEVPISEEAKDTIIRFCCEADRRLGAQRGIEELKLAPFFRGVDWEHIRERPAAIPVEVRSIDDTSNFDEFPDVKLEIPSAPMPQDGEVIYKDWVFINYTFKRFEGLTQRGTPTKK, via the exons ATGGCGGCTACCGAGAGCACGATCCGATTTAGCGGCCACACGTTGGACAAGGCGACCAAGGCCAAG GTAACGCTGGAGAACTATTACAGTAATCTGATAGCACAGCACATCGAGCGGAAGCAGAGGCTGGCGAAGCTCGAGGAGTCCCTCAAGGATGAAGGCCTCTCGGAGCAGCAGAAGCAGGAGAAGAGGTTGCAGCATGCCCAAAAGGAGACAGAGTTCCTCCGACTAAAGCGGTCCAGGCTTGGCGTCGAGGATTTCGAGCCTCTCAAGGTTATCGGCAGAGGTGCATTCGGCGag GTGAGACTCGTGCAGAAGAAGGATACCGGACATGTGTACGCGATGAAGATCCTTCGGAAAGCGGACATGCTCGAGAAGGAACAAGTTGCTCATGTCAGAGCGGAAAGGGACGTCCTCGTGGAAGCGGACCATCAGTGGGTCGTGAAGATGTACTACAGTTTCCAGGATCCTATAAATCTCTATCTAATAATGGAGTTTCTTCCCGGCG GTGACATGATGACGCTGCTTATGAAAAAGGACACGCTTTCCGAGGAGTGCacgcaattttatatttccgaAACGGCGTTAGCGATCGACTCCATACACAAATTAGGTTTTATTCATAG AGACATCAAACCAGACAACCTGTTGCTGGATGCACGGGGCCACATAAAACTTTCTGATTTTGGGCTGTGTACGGGTTTGAAGAAGTCACATAGGACCGATTTCTATCGAGACCTGAGTCAAGCAAAACCTTCTGATTTCA TGACATCATGCGGGAGTGGAAGTGGCGGCGCAATGGACAGCAAGAGGAGAGCCGAGAGCTGGAAGAGAAACAGGAGAGCGCTAGCTTATAGCACGGTGGGCACTCCAGACTACATCGCGCCGGAAGTGTTCTTGCAAACAGGTTACGGACCGGCTTGCGATTGTTGGTCTCTGGGAGTTATTATGTATGAGATGCTTATAG gatATCCACCATTCTGCAGTGAAAATCCGCAGGAGACGTATAGAAAAGTAATGAACTGGCGAGAAACATTAGTATTTCCACCGGAAGTTCCCATTAGCGAAGAGGCTAAAGATACCATTATCAGATTTTGTTGTGAAGCCGATAGAAGATTAG GGGCGCAAAGAGGCATCGAGGAACTCAAATTAGCGCCCTTCTTCCGTGGTGTCGATTGGGAGCATATCAGGGAACGACCAGCCGCCATACCGGTCGAGGTGCGATCTATCGATGACACGTCGAACTTTGATGAGTTTCCAGACGTAAAATTAGAGATAC CGTCCGCGCCAATGCCACAGGACGGCGAGGTAATATACAAGGACTGGGTATTCATTAATTACACTTTCAAGCGCTTCGAAGGTTTGACACAACGGGGCACACCGACCAAGAAATAG
- the LOC105836927 gene encoding serine/threonine-protein kinase tricornered isoform X8 — MCEEATEVETHHQQTAATTMGVAEDETPSSLTSSHPNTNNPNQEGVLEMAATESTIRFSGHTLDKATKAKVTLENYYSNLIAQHIERKQRLAKLEESLKDEGLSEQQKQEKRLQHAQKETEFLRLKRSRLGVEDFEPLKVIGRGAFGEVRLVQKKDTGHVYAMKILRKADMLEKEQVAHVRAERDVLVEADHQWVVKMYYSFQDPINLYLIMEFLPGGDMMTLLMKKDTLSEECTQFYISETALAIDSIHKLGFIHRDIKPDNLLLDARGHIKLSDFGLCTGLKKSHRTDFYRDLSQAKPSDFMTSCGSGSGGAMDSKRRAESWKRNRRALAYSTVGTPDYIAPEVFLQTGYGPACDCWSLGVIMYEMLIGYPPFCSENPQETYRKVMNWRETLVFPPEVPISEEAKDTIIRFCCEADRRLGAQRGIEELKLAPFFRGVDWEHIRERPAAIPVEVRSIDDTSNFDEFPDVKLEIPSAPMPQDGEVIYKDWVFINYTFKRFEGLTQRGTPTKK, encoded by the exons GGGTGTTGGAAATGGCGGCTACCGAGAGCACGATCCGATTTAGCGGCCACACGTTGGACAAGGCGACCAAGGCCAAG GTAACGCTGGAGAACTATTACAGTAATCTGATAGCACAGCACATCGAGCGGAAGCAGAGGCTGGCGAAGCTCGAGGAGTCCCTCAAGGATGAAGGCCTCTCGGAGCAGCAGAAGCAGGAGAAGAGGTTGCAGCATGCCCAAAAGGAGACAGAGTTCCTCCGACTAAAGCGGTCCAGGCTTGGCGTCGAGGATTTCGAGCCTCTCAAGGTTATCGGCAGAGGTGCATTCGGCGag GTGAGACTCGTGCAGAAGAAGGATACCGGACATGTGTACGCGATGAAGATCCTTCGGAAAGCGGACATGCTCGAGAAGGAACAAGTTGCTCATGTCAGAGCGGAAAGGGACGTCCTCGTGGAAGCGGACCATCAGTGGGTCGTGAAGATGTACTACAGTTTCCAGGATCCTATAAATCTCTATCTAATAATGGAGTTTCTTCCCGGCG GTGACATGATGACGCTGCTTATGAAAAAGGACACGCTTTCCGAGGAGTGCacgcaattttatatttccgaAACGGCGTTAGCGATCGACTCCATACACAAATTAGGTTTTATTCATAG AGACATCAAACCAGACAACCTGTTGCTGGATGCACGGGGCCACATAAAACTTTCTGATTTTGGGCTGTGTACGGGTTTGAAGAAGTCACATAGGACCGATTTCTATCGAGACCTGAGTCAAGCAAAACCTTCTGATTTCA TGACATCATGCGGGAGTGGAAGTGGCGGCGCAATGGACAGCAAGAGGAGAGCCGAGAGCTGGAAGAGAAACAGGAGAGCGCTAGCTTATAGCACGGTGGGCACTCCAGACTACATCGCGCCGGAAGTGTTCTTGCAAACAGGTTACGGACCGGCTTGCGATTGTTGGTCTCTGGGAGTTATTATGTATGAGATGCTTATAG gatATCCACCATTCTGCAGTGAAAATCCGCAGGAGACGTATAGAAAAGTAATGAACTGGCGAGAAACATTAGTATTTCCACCGGAAGTTCCCATTAGCGAAGAGGCTAAAGATACCATTATCAGATTTTGTTGTGAAGCCGATAGAAGATTAG GGGCGCAAAGAGGCATCGAGGAACTCAAATTAGCGCCCTTCTTCCGTGGTGTCGATTGGGAGCATATCAGGGAACGACCAGCCGCCATACCGGTCGAGGTGCGATCTATCGATGACACGTCGAACTTTGATGAGTTTCCAGACGTAAAATTAGAGATAC CGTCCGCGCCAATGCCACAGGACGGCGAGGTAATATACAAGGACTGGGTATTCATTAATTACACTTTCAAGCGCTTCGAAGGTTTGACACAACGGGGCACACCGACCAAGAAATAG